The genomic stretch TGTCTGTGTCAGTAGTGTCTGTGTCAGTAGTGTCTGTGACTGTAGGGTCTGTGTCAGTAGTGTCTGTGACTGTAGGGTCTGTGTCAGTAGTGTCTGTGTCAGTAGTGTCTGTGACTGTAGGGTCTGTGTCAGTAGTGTCTGTGACTGTAGGGTCTGTGTCAGTAGTGTCTGTGACTGTAGGGTCTGTGTCAGTAGTGTCTGTGACTGTAGGGTCTGTGTCAGTAGTGTCTGTGTCAGTAGTGTCTGTGTCAGTAGTGTCTGTGACTGTAGGGTCTGTGTCAGTAGTGTCTGTGACTGTAGGGTCTGTGTCAGTAGTGTCTGTGACTGTAGGGTCTGTGTCAGTAGTGTCTGTGACTGTAGGGTCTGTGTCAGTAGTGTCTGTGTCAGTAGTGTCTGTGTCAGTAGTGTCTGTGACTGTAGGGTCTCTGTCAGTAGTGTCTGTGACTGTAGGGTCTGTGTCAGTAGTGTCTGTGACTGTAGGGTCTGTGTCAGTAGGGTCTGTGACTGTAGGGTCTGTCCCAGGCTGAGTGTTggatccgtgtgtgtgtgtgtgtgtgtgtgtgtgtgtgagaccttGATGTGAGCTCCTAATCCGTCCTCACAGATCACTTTAAAGCTGGTCAGGAGCCAAGAATAGAGAAACTGGATTAGATTAGCCAATcactgtgacctctgacctctgacctcagcACACATTCTTATCCACTGATAGATgatgtacttttatttatttacaccatcaaatacaaacaaacaagtgaCCTGatacaaccaatcagagccccCGACCCGCCCTAATAATTAATCCATTATTAACCAATCGGCCAATCACTGATCCACCGATTGGAGCAGAACTTAATAGGTTCAGTGGGTAGAGCTGCACTGTGATTGGCTGGTGGTGGTCAGCTGGTCCTTCAGAGGGAGATCTTTGTGTTCCTGTAGCTGGAGTTAtctctgaaaaacacacattaaatatcatttgtatttggcaattgaaaaaaaaaaaaaaaaaaaaaaaaaaaaaaaacaccttttccCTACaacttggccactggtaccattgaacaacatctcctttcaatgtgtgaccttcactcaagttaatatttaaggtcaagaactcctcagacaagtgaacaaagtgacacTTTCATGCTCTCAGTAGacgaagctcagccacaacaaaaataagacttttttttactataactTGGTCACTGTTGACAACGCACAAAAAACCTGCCACGGCattgtcccacattgtcccacattgtcccacattgtcctacattgtcctacattgtcccacattgtcccacattgtcccacattgtcccacattgtcctacattgtcccacattgtcccacattgtcccacattgtcctacattgtcctacattgtcccagagtgtcaaagattgtcccacattgtctcaaattgtcctacacacaaaactactttttcccctataacttggccactggtaccattgaacaacatttccttccGATgagtgaccttgacctttgctcaaggtcatatttaaggtcaaggtcagtcttttgttttttctgcattatgactttcaatttcattagtaaaaacaacaaacttgtcaacaaatccagatacacgtcatttttgccaattttcaattgccttTGTCGGCAAAAGACttaccagtggctgatggtttcaaatgatctgtTCAGAGAGCTCCTGTTTTTGAGACGCTGACGACAGCATGACACAGTgatggagacggaggaggaagtggagtacGTGACCCGCAATTTAAAGGAAATTTAGGATCACAGGAATAATTCTAATtaaccatgaaatatttaaaggggacatatcatgctaaatccacttttttagcccttaaatgcattttgttgtatatttagattgtttagaagtacagaaaagctcaaattaatctcttcagatgctccattgatatctttatattctgttttgctcatatttttcaatctgtttagatttttctattctctattacgttttttgaactattacatcacagtatttgcagcagaactgccaaattagttcatcaactccaggtccaacacttcgagcaatccgccatttttatttctcttttattttgtagtccaagctccaggatgcagaagttacgagaggataagtctaaatgttgggttgttggatgtagtaacccacacgcttcattacactgtctcccagcatcagaaccttttcaaagtgtctggttgagttttattttttatagaaatgtaccacatctgtggataaggtcatttttgtgtgtgtgaagcacttcaatgatgactgcttcatcaacctccaccagtataaagaaggatttacagaaagactttgtctgattgagggttcaattccttctatctttggagacgatgaacagagcacttcggtaagctgtaaataacgctaaaaagtgtgataagacgtccctgtcattgttttgttagcattagcagttgcaccgtcttcatatgttagcgctgtgtgctcgttttagatccttgatgatatggcctacgtgatttaattttacCTTGTTTGgcaccaaaatgtcaaggtcgtGCCAAGTGTCAAAAACCGTAATTTTCCATAGctctacgaatatttatcgtacaagtcagatgcttacatttctgaaaagctcatctcaagtggagtattttatttcgtAGGACTAAAGCTGtatgacctaccagtaaaaaggtTGGTAGGGGTCAAtgttcatgatgtcacaaaaaaacaaaaaacctttttCCCTATATCTTGGCCACTGGCagcattgaacaacatttcctttcaatgtatgaaccttgacctttgctcaaggtcatttTTAGATCaagaactcctcagaaaagtgaacaaagtgaaacGTCAACGCTCTCAGGCTGACGAAGctcagacaaaacaaaaacactttgttcCCTATAACTTGGTAATAAAGgagacagtgctcagactggtaccattgaacaacatttcctttcaatgtgtgactttgacatttgctcaaggtcatatttaaggtaaaggtcagtcttttgttttttctgcattatgactttcaatttaattagtaaaaacaacaaacttgtcaacaaatccagatacaggttgtcatttttgcaaatttttaaaATTCTCAATCTCCAAATCTGTATTCGCTttgcaaatacaggtcttgAGTAGTTAtcattattactactattattattaatattagtgtTAAAAATGCTAACCTGAGACTATTGTCGTGGGTCATGTACTCCATAATGgtgttacattattattattattattattattattattattattattattattattattattattattattattattattattatcaataataataataagaagaacaaTTCATGCTAACCTGAGGCTATCATTGTGGGTCTTTTACTCCATGATggtgttatattattattattattacctccgCGAAGCACAAAAGTGGAGAAAAATGATGCTTCGCGCGAAGAGCgataaggttatgttttaccctctgtctgtctgtctgtctgtctgtctgtctgtctgttatcaGGATAACTTGAAatgttatgaacggatttggatgaaactTTCAggaaattgataaatgggacaagaaacaggtgattaaatttggtgatgttctggcttcccaaagaaaatatatagatatatatttccCATTAATTTTctcatccacactgtggaacttctgttgttttagaacactgatgatgtcatcagtgttccaCCTAGAATGTTCTGATAATGTCAttaacagtgatgatgtcaaaaatgtatgctaatgcagtgcgaatctgtcagtcagtctgtctgttagcaagataacttgaaatgTTATGAACGAATatagatgaaattttcaggaaaaatgataaatgggacaaagaaCTGTTGATTCAATTTTGACAATATTCTGGctaccaaaacaaaatatatagacATCCCATatttttcccatccacactgtggaaatGTGATGACATCATAGGTTATCTCAGAGTCAAACacctcaatgttgacaggtagtcaaggtaatcctgagtttaccatgttacAATGACCGGAGAGTGTTggctgagcttgagctgcttggcggaggtctgcgctctccgagtgcttgtccagttattattattactattgttaataatattaatatgtgTTAATAATGCTAACCTGAGGCTATCGTCGTGGGTCTTGTACTCCATGATGGTGTTAGCTGGGAGGTTCAACACTCGTCTTAAAGTGTCTCTGATCCTGGACGTGGTCGTGTGGTCGCTGGACGTTTTGTTCCAGATGGACAGGATATCCTCCTTAAAGAGAAAGGTAcgttagctaacattagcatcatGTGACCAGTTAGCTACTGaccaaacacagaacagctagCATAGCTGGCTAACTACTGATGGACAGGATGTCCTCGTTAGATACTAGTGTTAGCAAGTATTAGTGTTAGTTACTATGTTTGGGGTACCTGGAAGTGTATGGAGACCACCACAGCTCCACAGATCTAGTATTAGTTAGTCGCTACTAGTGTCAGTTAGTATGTACTAGTGTTAGTATGTACTAGTAATAGTAAGTGTGTACTAGTTGGGGTACCTGAAACCATATGAAGATCACCACAGCTACACAGATCTAGTATTAGTTAGTAGGTACTAGTTGGGGTACCTGGAAGCGTATGGAGACCACAGCTCCACAGATCTCCTCTCCCACCATGAACTGTTCTCCTAGCATAGCCAGGATGATGTTCTCCCACAGTCGACTGGACAGACCTTTACGTAGACGGATGATCCACTTCCCTCCGGCACGGTTACACTCATCCTGGACATGATAGCAAGGCATTAGCATCATGTCACCAGCTAGCTAACATTAACATCATGTCACCACTCACCagttagctaacattagcatcatTTCACCACTCACCagttagctaacattagcatcatGTCACCAGCTAGCTAACATTAACATCATATCACCAGttacctaacattagcatcatGTGACCagttagctaacattagcataataTCCCCagttagctaacattagcatcatGTGACCagttagctaacattagcataataTCCCCagttagctaacattagcatcatGTGACCagttagctaacattagcataataTCCCCagttagctaacattagcatcatGGGCCTGTCCTCTGAAGCTGGATTCAATGggtgtgctgtactacgacaCTACTGATCCAGCTTCAGAGCACAGGCCCATGTGTCAGAGtaaagtgatgatgatgatgatgatgatgatgatgatgatgatgatgatgatgatgatgatgatgatgatgatgatgatgatgatgatgatgatgatgatgatgatgatgatgatgatgatgatgatgatgatgatgatgatgatgatgatgaaggtgttACCTCCCACATAGGTTTGATTCCCTCCTTAAACAGGTGAAAGTCACTGTGTCCACTCAGGTCTCCAGGACGGATCAGATGACTGTAGAACCTCCAGAACTGTTCCACCTGACAACATCACAacatcagagtgtgtgtgtgtgtgtgtgtgtgtgtgtgtgtgtgtgtgtgtgtgtgtgtcctactgTTCCAATGGTTCCTATCTGTCTGATGTTCTGTTCATAACTCAGTGAACTAGCAGGTCTACTAGGAGTTCTCCTACTGAACCAGAACGTGTATTTATACTGGAGAGGATGTTCACCCAGCGCTGCACACACactctgtaaacacacacacatacaacaggTCAACACACactctgtaaacacacacacatacaacaggTCAACACACactctgtaaacacacacacatacaacaggTCAACACACactctgtaaacacacacacatacaacaggTCAACACACactctgtaaacacacacacacacacagggggtACACTACAAAGCTCATTATCTATATCTAAAAAGAAACTAAAGCAACAACTACTAAAGAGATGTACCCAAGGGATCTGAGGTTGAGGGTTAAATTCCTTTCTCTTAATGGATCAAATTcaaaatcctttcatttactgatgacatcatttaggaaagGTATAGATGTATATCTAATGGAcagatctacagtcagctgatggaGCCTGTGTGTCGATCGTATGCACGGACGGgtgaaatcaatcaatcattaattcattcatacaCTATAGTGAGGCTGAGGCTAACCCATCAGGAACAtactatagtaaacaatgtgttctcatcccagtgtgtgataaatagatctacatgaatagaaacatgtgtgtgctgtaataaagtttaactgcagagctctgtctgtttatcatccaatagattaatatcataaataatctcacacttttacacattaacagtatcagcagcttcctgtctgagttcttttattcctgccttttctgtaacatcAGTGttgttttggtctgaattatggattttaattattataattttaaacttcagcaacacctaacctggttggtaccaagttatgaagtggatgaGATGTGAGCGAGTGTAAAAAAACAGtgttgctcttcgctgtcatcaatgatttaaatgtattatatcTATCCATTAATCACAGGattgtctgcatgtgtgtgtttgtggagcgaatatctcacTGATGCTGTGTCTGGTCCACCAGAACGATTTTTGCCAGCGTACCATAGAGCGAGTTtctgcatccattattttggacttatttggtgcaaaatgtttatttttattttattttgaattcacCGCGGAATCAACACGGGTTACACCAAACAGAGGGTTAGACCGGAGAGGGGGAGGGCCATCTGAGCAGCCGCACTCACACTGATAAACTAACAAGACTCTCAAGTCTCACACATTGGATGTGAgacacgcatttcaacctgatgtgagtcactgagtgtgtgtatgtgcacgGCTGATGAGCGTTCACGTGTGAGAGTGAGCCTACAGAGGAGAGATGGACAggtagtcacacacacacgcgcacacacacacagttaggtgtagtggcaggtgtggtgTGAGTGAAGCACTGTCtatgtgacatgtaaacacttagaaataATATTAGGCGTGCAGGTGTGTTAgtgtgtataacggaccaccatttagtctggttacagactgTGTCACTATACCtgtccatagagtggtagtgactgtactTCTGACAGGGactgtactagtttatttaAGATAATAATCTGTTCCTCCTGTAAAGACGATCGCTTTGCtaggttctccattgattggtcagacgctgcaagctccaccccttttatgtgcaCGCGCACATACCAAGGCTGAAATCACTTGGCTTGAATTAGCATGTTGCTATcaaccttcgtaggacagcttctctctgacagggaatgtttggttagttgaagatTAATCTATAATATAATGAGCTAGCTTCGTAGCATACCCCCTCTATGTCTGTGAACTGTTAGGACATTCgtgttgtaaacaaacatgtacaaacaaacaaacaccttGCGTATGTTGTTGGTGCCATCActgttgtcatggtaacagCCCATCTCCTCCTGAACTCTGATAAACACaaacatcatctgttactgagacAATAAAGGCTTAAAGTTGGACTTAATATTAATGATATTCATAATAATGGCTTAGAGACTCAAAGCACGaatagaaaccattattcattcacaccagtcaaaCCTGTGGTGGtcagctacaatgtagccacagctgcgcTGGGTTAGGGACCCTAACCCAGATATTAGTGTTATCATCTTTACTTCATTAGTAGCGtatatttttaatgagataTCACCATGTGTTTAAGCCatcataataatatataaagatACGTGTGTATCCATCACCTCTGTTTACCACAcggtataaatgtgtttatttattgatcacagattaataatgagatatacagagagggaggggctaatCTATGGGGTACTACGGCTCTCCAACGACTAAAATACACACAGTGCACGCTGCTCAATGTTCACCTACACTTTGTCTGTAGTGTTGTTAACActgttggatgtgacatccaacaTCACACAACACTGCTGAGCTGCTCCTCTGTTCATTACAATTTAATGTTTAGAGTTAAAAACACTCACTAGTCTCATTAAATGTGATAAATTAACTAAATAACaccatatttaacttttactacttttaaaatgttcaaaccacagaaactttatttttttacgtgtttgtcctttattctcactgctcagtaacagatgacgtcacgtcctgttggtctcagtagtggtttctattggctgtttaatcagagtaaaagctgcagcgccgactgtaatcattaaatctgtgatcgatctcaTGGGTCTAAATAAGACGtgtatttaatgtaaacagctgattggctgagctggaGAGGGGGCGTGGTCAGCTTTAAACCAAGTTTAAACCATTGACCAAGCTCTACTAAGAACACTTGTTTCCATGGAAACTAAGGTGTTTACGATTTAGTTAGATTCTAGATTAACTGATCCCGACTCTCAGGATAAACATGGATCTTTAACTAATCTAAGCTGTCCTCTCTTAGGTCCGCTGAGCCTGTCATTGATAACTTTCATTCTTACCGATCCATGGAGTCCGTGAAGGCTTTGTTTCCGGTCCGCTGTGCGTTACTTAGTCAGTGATCATAAATATGGTGAGTTATTGATAAATACAGTTAGTTATTGATAAATACAGTTAGTTATTGATAAATAGAGTTAGTTATTGATGATAATCCGGTGGTTTTTCAGTCTAAACCGCTGCTCACACTGACCCGTACTGCGCATGCGTAAAGGCATCCGACGGCAGCCGAGTAGGGACAGATTAGTGTGTGAGAGAACTGCTCCCCCTGCAGGTAGTCCTCAGAATAACCACTTAAAGCTTTAATTAGAAAagagattctcaactggtgggtcgcagacctgtccTGGGTCACAGAGCTGtcctgggtgggtcgtggacagatggtcaaaaatgaacaaatacttaatgtctctcatgttggactttttatttaaaaaaaacattttcttttgacaagcacgttataaaatgcatgttgaaaggaaaatatatagatttatgttttcaaaaagtattatatatatatgtgtacaaCAGCTATTTTAGAAAAACAAAGTTTAACTGgttgaaatctaaaaaaataaattaaaaaaagtgggtcacaatttaatgacaatatgtgggtcccagggtgagagcagttgagaacccctgaactAGACTATAATCatgtttattataaattataacatataataatatattcttTCTATAGCAGAATAAAGTACAGGGAAATAACTGCTcctatttataaatataaaatgacacaTTTCTAATGTGACTCAGCTATGATACATGTTTACATTTAACCACAAACATTTATTAGGatgtaaactaataataattattattgttaggaTGTAAATTAGTCATAATTACAGTATATCTATTGTTAGAATTTAATCTACTAATTAGGCCTGAGCGCCACGAGCTGGCAAACGGCCTCTTGCTCTTGTAGTGGCTACACTACGAgtgaaggggcggagcctatgtgaacgccacgtgcccgtcagtgaccagAGACCCTTGTAATGTCGTAGGCATTCTCCCgcgctttctttctttctttctttcctgtgTCAGAACCAACTCTgacttttcacccactgaaccattatgtagagtCTCAAATATTCcatttctggctatttccgattttaaaaatgcaaaaatctgaCGCGCCCCTTATTACGCCAAAAACGCATTACGAgataggaattgccaaaaaaattaattcatggTAGAATCATGtaaattgacacagaagtagaccgttacaagacaagtaaaaaaattattaagaccatgtcaaaaaacacacaggaagtccagaatcttgaaatgaaaataaaaaaaagcaaaattgctattttcgCTCACGTTGTATTTTAACGTATTTTTCCTTGAACGGTTCACTGACGGGTTCAAAATCGCTGGAGAACATcgagagaagtgggacaccaaaagcgatccatggatttttgataacttttatgGTGTTTGTAGGGCGGAGCCAAGAATTTTGGGCAGAAATTAcacaatattcaaattttttgaagatgctcccatttgcacaaaCAAACTCCGATTTGTGTGAAATGTGAATCAGTTAAACTCTCGTCCCTAAACCGGCTCAATGTGGAAAGACTGACATTGGggcgttagcgccccctacagagtgacaacaatttaatatggggaaaaaaaaacaaaaatgtttggaaTTTTTCACAAACTTTTGTTTTGGTCTCTTGatcaaaagagtcaaagagacgcatgttttattttttatcttgttattttgtatcaagattctctccattttttattaatagaaaaatggccaaatcttgaaaatcGTACTCatactactattaatactactattacaattattactactattactattattactattattactattattactactaccactattactactattaatactactattacaattattactactattacaattattactactactgttattactactactactattacaattattactactactgttattactactactactattattactactatcactactactactactactactactacaattattactactattactattattactactactgttattactactactactattattactactaccactattattactattattactactaccactattactactactactactactattattactactaccactattattactattattactactactactattattactactactactaccactattactactattattactactactactactactattactactactaccactattactactactactacaactactattattactactaccactatttctactactactactactactactattactactact from Gouania willdenowi unplaced genomic scaffold, fGouWil2.1 scaffold_339_arrow_ctg1, whole genome shotgun sequence encodes the following:
- the LOC114459731 gene encoding eukaryotic translation initiation factor 4E type 2-like — encoded protein: MDRVQEEMGCYHDNSDGTNNIRKSVCAALGEHPLQYKYTFWFSRRTPSRPASSLSYEQNIRQIGTIGTVEQFWRFYSHLIRPGDLSGHSDFHLFKEGIKPMWEDECNRAGGKWIIRLRKGLSSRLWENIILAMLGEQFMVGEEICGAVVSIRFQEDILSIWNKTSSDHTTTSRIRDTLRRVLNLPANTIMEYKTHDDSLRDNSSYRNTKISL